In Parabacteroides sp. FAFU027, the following proteins share a genomic window:
- a CDS encoding carbohydrate-binding protein: MLCGTTSPVVITAEYLDGHTENVTNLATIFNPSPQIATISNGVVTALSKGAVTISADFRGEIGVSKSGTIAVNVYNRSPYVKNEVEDYNDQSGIQSEDCNDIDGGKNIGYIENGDWVRINALDFDKGISKFEARVSSASSGGYIEIRLNSPSGTLIGKCPVTNTGGWQTWVTKTCAIENIKGIYDIYLVFTGGGGYLFNMNWWKFYATSASVIDSKSELTPAIVSKNGQNYIVNIIPDDVVILYNSLGQEIKSFKATSTEESLSGNFGAVIIQIRRGLKLYSLKTVLKRA; encoded by the coding sequence ATGTTGTGTGGAACTACATCTCCAGTTGTGATTACTGCTGAATATCTTGATGGGCATACAGAAAATGTAACCAATCTGGCAACGATATTCAATCCATCACCCCAGATTGCCACAATATCCAATGGCGTAGTTACTGCGCTAAGTAAAGGGGCGGTTACTATTTCTGCTGACTTTCGGGGGGAAATTGGTGTTTCCAAATCAGGTACCATAGCTGTAAATGTTTATAACCGATCACCATATGTAAAGAATGAAGTTGAAGATTATAACGATCAATCAGGCATTCAATCCGAAGATTGCAACGATATTGATGGTGGTAAAAATATAGGTTATATCGAAAATGGGGACTGGGTTAGAATAAATGCACTTGATTTTGATAAAGGCATCTCTAAATTTGAGGCAAGAGTCTCTTCGGCAAGTAGTGGTGGATATATTGAAATCCGCTTGAATAGTCCTTCGGGAACTTTGATAGGTAAATGTCCTGTGACGAATACCGGAGGCTGGCAAACATGGGTGACAAAGACCTGCGCGATTGAAAACATCAAAGGAATCTATGATATTTATCTTGTCTTTACAGGTGGAGGTGGTTACCTGTTTAACATGAATTGGTGGAAGTTTTATGCCACTTCTGCTTCTGTCATTGATTCAAAAAGTGAGTTGACGCCAGCTATCGTTTCAAAAAATGGCCAAAACTATATAGTAAATATTATTCCTGATGATGTTGTCATTTTATATAACAGTTTAGGCCAGGAAATTAAATCATTCAAAGCTACTTCAACTGAAGAGTCATTGTCAGGGAATTTTGGGGCTGTAATAATTCAAATCAGGCGAGGACTAAAATTATATAGTCTGAAAACGGTATTGAAACGGGCGTGA
- a CDS encoding glycoside hydrolase family 43 protein: protein MRTSNLKTKFSLLLGAVLCFALAYSENPIIQTSYTADPAPMEHNGTVYLYTSHDEDVTVNNFFSMNDWKCYSSTDMVNWTDRGSVLSYKTFEWSRGDAWAGQCIFRNGKFYYYLPVNMKNGGNAIGVAVSDSPTGPFKDALGKPLFTGYGYIDPTVYIDTDGQAYLYWGNPNLWHVKLNEDMISYDQTLGIVKEDLKDENFGYRAKKIDNRTASYEEGPWFFKRNAKYYMLYPAGGVPEHLAYSTSNGPTDPWVYGDTIMHVIKNHGAFTNHPGYVEFKGKSYLFYHDAGLPGGGGFKRSVCIEPFNFNADGSIPLITPTSKGVVESAANVDPYKRTEAETIAFSEGLKTAQDEQTGVYVTEISNGDYIKVRSVDFGKGAKNFQASVGSATSKGSIEIRVDDKYGKLLGILPVKATGGDKVWKTQSCKINSVKGIHDIYLVFKGGDGNLFNFDWWKLTK, encoded by the coding sequence ATGAGAACGAGCAACTTAAAAACGAAATTTTCTTTATTGTTGGGTGCAGTATTGTGCTTTGCATTAGCGTATTCGGAAAATCCGATTATTCAAACCAGTTATACCGCTGACCCAGCACCAATGGAGCACAATGGGACCGTTTATCTCTATACAAGCCATGATGAAGACGTAACGGTCAATAATTTCTTTAGTATGAATGACTGGAAATGTTATTCTTCAACCGATATGGTAAACTGGACTGATCGTGGCTCTGTATTATCTTACAAAACGTTTGAATGGTCGCGTGGCGATGCCTGGGCTGGTCAGTGTATATTCCGAAATGGAAAGTTCTATTATTATTTACCTGTAAATATGAAAAATGGAGGCAACGCGATTGGAGTTGCTGTTTCCGACAGTCCTACCGGCCCTTTTAAAGATGCGTTGGGGAAACCTTTGTTTACCGGTTATGGCTATATCGACCCAACGGTTTACATCGATACTGACGGGCAAGCCTACCTTTACTGGGGAAACCCTAATCTTTGGCACGTAAAGTTGAATGAAGACATGATCTCCTATGATCAAACTTTGGGTATTGTAAAAGAAGATTTGAAAGATGAGAATTTTGGGTATCGTGCAAAAAAGATTGATAACCGTACGGCGTCCTATGAAGAAGGTCCATGGTTTTTCAAACGCAATGCAAAATATTACATGCTTTATCCGGCAGGTGGTGTTCCCGAACATTTGGCTTATTCCACCAGTAACGGTCCTACTGACCCGTGGGTGTATGGCGATACTATTATGCACGTGATTAAAAACCACGGAGCATTTACCAACCATCCCGGCTATGTTGAATTTAAGGGGAAATCATACCTCTTTTATCATGATGCCGGTTTGCCGGGCGGAGGCGGATTCAAGCGTTCGGTATGTATCGAACCGTTCAATTTCAATGCCGACGGATCTATTCCTTTGATTACTCCCACAAGCAAGGGTGTTGTCGAGAGTGCAGCCAATGTTGATCCTTACAAAAGAACGGAAGCCGAAACTATTGCCTTTTCAGAAGGACTGAAAACAGCACAAGATGAGCAAACAGGAGTGTACGTTACTGAAATTAGTAACGGAGACTATATCAAAGTGCGCAGCGTTGATTTTGGAAAAGGTGCGAAAAACTTTCAGGCAAGTGTTGGATCAGCTACGTCTAAAGGATCGATTGAAATCCGTGTTGATGATAAATATGGCAAGTTGCTCGGCATTTTACCCGTGAAAGCTACTGGTGGCGATAAGGTCTGGAAAACACAGTCCTGTAAAATCAATTCCGTTAAAGGCATTCATGATATATACCTTGTATTCAAAGGCGGAGACGGAAATCTATTCAATTTCGACTGGTGGAAATTAACCAAATAA
- a CDS encoding glycoside hydrolase family 43 protein — MCNYFRTRFFLIVLLSFIGISQCVWADYPIASHRYLADPGALVYNGRVYLYCSNDDDNPTGEKSSYQMNSIVCISSSDLKNWTDHGVVFQVPRDAAWAPKSWAPSPATRDGKIFLYFGNGGNGIGVAKSDNPLGPFKDPIGKALVSSETPGVMPARNMWLFDPMTFIDDDGQAYMYFGGNGDNNVRVIKLNKDMISVDGPAIPLTAQDFFEASWMHKENGIYYFSYSSNPRAQMRIDYMKSISPISGFTYGGVISKQPPLNDNNNHQAIFKFNGVWYEAYHNRIVAKQANIPPTYKRNICLDSFSHNPDGTINVMENTADGVKQQASLNPFDRTEAETFNAQSGIKTEVCKAGGMNVCQIDNGDFIKVRGVDFGKGAASFQASVAATSGGSIEIRLDGKDGQLMGTLPVANTGGDQSWKTLTCKIKSVKGIHDLFFVFKGKKENAFNFDWWKFSAK, encoded by the coding sequence ATGTGCAATTATTTCAGAACTCGATTTTTTCTTATTGTTCTTCTCTCTTTTATAGGGATTAGCCAATGTGTTTGGGCTGATTATCCCATAGCGTCTCATCGTTATCTGGCCGATCCGGGAGCGTTGGTTTATAATGGCAGAGTCTATCTGTATTGTTCCAACGATGATGATAACCCTACTGGCGAAAAAAGCAGTTATCAGATGAACTCCATAGTCTGTATTTCAAGTAGCGACCTGAAGAACTGGACAGATCATGGTGTCGTATTTCAGGTGCCGCGCGATGCAGCGTGGGCTCCTAAAAGCTGGGCTCCATCACCTGCAACCCGCGACGGGAAAATATTCCTCTATTTTGGTAATGGTGGTAATGGTATTGGTGTGGCAAAATCGGATAATCCATTAGGCCCTTTCAAGGATCCTATTGGTAAAGCGTTGGTTAGTTCTGAGACTCCGGGTGTGATGCCGGCCAGAAATATGTGGCTTTTCGACCCTATGACCTTTATCGACGATGACGGTCAGGCTTATATGTATTTCGGTGGAAATGGCGACAATAATGTTCGTGTGATCAAACTTAACAAAGATATGATTAGCGTTGATGGCCCGGCTATTCCGCTGACAGCTCAGGATTTCTTTGAAGCTTCGTGGATGCACAAGGAAAATGGTATTTACTATTTTTCATACTCTTCGAATCCAAGAGCTCAAATGAGAATTGATTATATGAAAAGTATCAGCCCGATTTCTGGATTTACATATGGCGGCGTAATTTCAAAGCAGCCACCGCTCAATGACAACAACAATCACCAGGCTATTTTCAAGTTTAATGGTGTGTGGTATGAGGCATATCACAACCGTATCGTTGCGAAGCAGGCCAACATTCCTCCGACTTATAAACGGAATATTTGCTTGGACTCATTTAGCCACAATCCTGATGGAACCATTAATGTGATGGAAAATACCGCGGATGGAGTGAAACAACAAGCTTCTCTCAATCCATTTGACCGTACAGAAGCCGAGACCTTTAATGCTCAAAGCGGTATTAAAACAGAAGTTTGCAAAGCGGGCGGAATGAATGTATGTCAGATTGATAACGGCGACTTTATCAAAGTACGTGGAGTTGATTTTGGGAAAGGTGCGGCATCTTTTCAGGCAAGCGTTGCAGCAACTTCCGGTGGTAGCATAGAGATCCGATTGGATGGTAAAGATGGTCAATTGATGGGCACTTTGCCTGTAGCCAATACCGGTGGTGATCAAAGTTGGAAAACATTGACATGCAAGATTAAATCTGTTAAAGGCATTCATGACCTGTTCTTTGTATTTAAAGGAAAGAAAGAGAATGCATTTAATTTCGATTGGTGGAAATTTTCTGCTAAATAA
- a CDS encoding glycoside hydrolase family 43 protein: MKKLIVIALLLVLIGGGAKAENPIMQSHFGPDPAPMVYNGTVYAYVGDDIPGTDFYYMTKWRVLSSTDMVNWTDHGSPISLESFKWARDRAWAAQCIERNGKFYWYICAQSTKNDMAIGVAVSDSPTGPFKDAIGKPLIINGSWSNIDPTVFIDDDGQAYLYWGNGSLFYVKLNKDMISYSGDIVTVPVTVESFGGARGNKSVENPNKDMYVEGPWFYKRNNLYYLMYAGMGKGGECLSYSTSNGPTGPWKYQGKIMENQKLNSFTNHGGIIDYKGNSYLFYHSGLLPNGGSYGRAACVEQFTYNPDGTIPAVTATKEGPKPVGFIDPYKRQEAETMAWSDKCAITQSPKNGMYVSSTRLKGYIKVREVNFGSQSPKSFMASLAAGVDGGILEARLDSVGGPIIASVNLPRTGGWDKFVTFTSNLSKEVTGTHDVYFYFNGQNITAGRELFNFDWWKFNRK; the protein is encoded by the coding sequence ATGAAAAAACTTATTGTAATTGCACTGCTTTTAGTGCTTATCGGAGGGGGGGCAAAGGCAGAAAACCCTATTATGCAGTCTCATTTCGGCCCTGATCCGGCGCCAATGGTCTATAACGGCACGGTGTATGCCTATGTGGGTGACGATATTCCGGGAACTGACTTTTACTATATGACTAAATGGCGTGTTCTTTCCAGTACAGACATGGTGAACTGGACCGACCATGGTTCTCCAATTTCACTCGAATCGTTCAAGTGGGCGCGCGATCGTGCCTGGGCTGCTCAATGTATCGAACGTAACGGTAAATTCTACTGGTATATTTGTGCACAAAGTACCAAAAACGATATGGCAATCGGTGTAGCTGTTTCCGACAGTCCTACCGGGCCTTTCAAGGATGCAATCGGTAAACCACTGATTATAAATGGCAGCTGGTCGAATATTGACCCGACTGTATTTATTGATGACGATGGACAGGCTTATCTTTATTGGGGAAATGGAAGTTTGTTCTATGTGAAGCTGAACAAAGATATGATCTCGTACTCTGGTGATATTGTAACAGTTCCGGTTACAGTAGAGTCTTTTGGTGGCGCAAGAGGAAACAAAAGCGTTGAAAATCCGAACAAAGATATGTATGTGGAAGGCCCATGGTTCTACAAACGCAACAATCTCTATTATTTAATGTATGCCGGAATGGGCAAAGGAGGTGAATGTCTTTCTTACTCTACCAGCAATGGACCTACCGGCCCCTGGAAGTATCAGGGCAAGATCATGGAAAACCAAAAGTTGAACAGCTTTACCAATCATGGTGGTATCATCGACTACAAGGGAAATTCTTACTTGTTCTATCATAGCGGCTTGCTCCCTAACGGTGGAAGTTATGGACGTGCTGCCTGCGTGGAACAATTTACCTACAATCCTGATGGTACCATTCCTGCTGTTACTGCAACGAAAGAAGGTCCCAAACCGGTTGGCTTTATCGATCCGTACAAACGTCAGGAAGCTGAAACAATGGCTTGGTCTGATAAATGCGCCATTACTCAAAGTCCAAAGAATGGAATGTATGTTTCGTCAACTCGCTTGAAAGGCTACATTAAAGTTCGTGAGGTGAACTTTGGAAGTCAGTCACCAAAATCCTTTATGGCATCTTTAGCCGCCGGAGTAGATGGTGGCATTTTGGAGGCTCGTCTCGATAGCGTGGGGGGGCCAATCATTGCATCCGTGAATCTGCCACGTACAGGAGGCTGGGATAAGTTTGTCACCTTTACCTCTAACCTTAGTAAAGAGGTAACCGGCACGCACGATGTCTATTTCTATTTCAATGGACAGAATATCACAGCCGGACGTGAATTGTTCAATTTCGACTGGTGGAAATTCAACCGGAAATAA
- a CDS encoding TIM-barrel domain-containing protein, whose product MKKKILLLTFLLPAICFAQAVKSFTQYKKGVVVTLSEGTLALNPLTENSVRVKFYKGAEDNLQELVFTSNAPTPAFKVQESATAVEVKVAKISVSVDKQSGKLSFFDATGKPLVNESAGSRKLEPGTIQGEPCFMAEQTFDSPAGEAIFGLGQFQDGHYNLRGVARRLTQVNTQISIPFIYSSRGYGLLWHQYGLTDFNPTDNAIALNKQEQATTGNQEAEVTTTAGTQKVSQNQSLYNGKFSVPQNGEYSLFLDLGDMGNRHFVAIDGKPVVDQSNMWLPPTVGALVQLTAGEHQVQVLCKSDNTPRLSWKAQSNTTTFRSPVAKSLDYVVFAGSADDVIAAYRKLSGNAPLFPKWAYGFWQCRERYSSGKQLVETIEEFRKRSLPVDVIVQDWQYWGNNGWGVPKFDEKNYPNPKEFIGKLHDLNAHFNISIWSNPDKNSDIGKEFVAKNRFIPNTKWLDYFNPETRKDYWNILKTNMFDNGVDSWWMDAVEPENDALKGEKTTFDIGDFYRLTYPYFVSKSVYEGQRATSDQKRVCILTRSAYLGQQRYGIINWSGDIGGTWDTYRRQIVAGLNYSVTGFPYWTTDIGGFFRPGQSQYTDKKYHELLTRWFQWGVFNPVFRIHGYMTETEPWKYGQTVEDNMRKMLNLRYQLLPYIYSEASKVTRKGSTLMRPLVMDFKEDKKALNQPFEYMFGKSILVAPVTEPGITETSVYLPESASWFDFWTGKRFVGGQTVVVSAPLDRIPLFVKAGSIIPMGKVVQYSAQQSSEALEIRVYKGADGKFELYEDEGDSYNYEKGKYSIIPFNWSERTHTLVIGDRQGAYPGCLAKRQFNIVVVDESAGKGAGLSQMKKAVYYTGKSIRVQLK is encoded by the coding sequence ATGAAGAAAAAAATACTATTGCTAACCTTTTTACTTCCTGCAATTTGTTTTGCTCAGGCTGTAAAAAGTTTCACGCAATATAAAAAAGGAGTAGTCGTGACTCTAAGTGAAGGCACGCTAGCTCTTAATCCGTTGACTGAAAACAGTGTGCGGGTGAAGTTTTACAAAGGTGCAGAAGACAACCTGCAGGAGCTTGTGTTTACATCCAATGCCCCCACACCGGCTTTTAAAGTGCAGGAATCTGCTACTGCGGTGGAAGTGAAGGTCGCTAAAATAAGTGTTTCTGTTGATAAGCAATCGGGCAAGCTGTCGTTTTTTGATGCAACCGGCAAGCCTTTGGTAAATGAATCGGCCGGCTCCCGCAAGCTAGAGCCCGGTACAATTCAGGGTGAACCCTGCTTTATGGCCGAACAAACGTTTGATTCTCCTGCGGGAGAGGCAATCTTCGGCTTGGGACAGTTTCAGGACGGACATTACAACCTGCGCGGTGTTGCCCGTCGTTTGACTCAGGTCAATACCCAGATTTCGATTCCGTTTATCTATTCCAGCCGGGGCTACGGTTTGTTGTGGCACCAGTACGGCCTTACCGATTTCAATCCTACTGATAATGCCATTGCACTGAACAAACAGGAGCAGGCAACAACTGGCAATCAGGAAGCGGAAGTAACCACGACAGCTGGTACTCAAAAAGTATCTCAAAACCAATCGCTTTATAATGGAAAGTTCAGTGTCCCTCAGAATGGGGAATATTCGCTTTTCCTTGACCTTGGCGATATGGGAAACCGTCATTTTGTTGCCATTGACGGAAAACCGGTTGTCGATCAAAGCAATATGTGGCTGCCGCCTACCGTCGGCGCGTTGGTGCAGTTGACTGCCGGAGAGCATCAGGTGCAAGTGTTGTGTAAATCCGATAACACGCCGCGTTTGTCGTGGAAGGCGCAGTCAAATACTACAACTTTCCGTTCTCCGGTTGCCAAATCGTTGGATTACGTGGTTTTTGCCGGATCGGCTGACGATGTCATAGCCGCTTATCGCAAGCTTTCGGGCAATGCTCCTTTATTTCCCAAATGGGCTTATGGCTTCTGGCAATGTCGCGAACGTTACTCATCAGGCAAGCAATTAGTAGAAACGATAGAAGAGTTCCGGAAACGCAGTTTACCGGTGGATGTGATTGTGCAGGACTGGCAATATTGGGGCAATAATGGTTGGGGTGTACCGAAATTCGATGAGAAGAATTACCCGAATCCAAAAGAATTTATTGGAAAACTGCATGATTTGAATGCTCATTTCAATATCTCAATCTGGTCAAATCCTGATAAAAATTCGGATATAGGCAAAGAGTTTGTTGCTAAAAACCGCTTTATCCCGAATACCAAATGGCTGGACTATTTCAATCCCGAAACCCGAAAAGATTATTGGAATATTTTGAAAACAAATATGTTCGATAACGGTGTGGATTCGTGGTGGATGGATGCCGTAGAACCTGAAAACGATGCGTTGAAAGGTGAAAAGACCACCTTTGACATTGGTGACTTCTACCGCCTGACCTATCCTTATTTTGTAAGTAAATCGGTGTACGAAGGCCAGCGTGCAACATCCGATCAAAAGCGGGTGTGCATACTTACCCGTTCGGCTTATCTGGGGCAGCAACGCTACGGTATTATCAACTGGTCGGGCGATATTGGCGGAACCTGGGATACATACAGACGTCAGATTGTGGCAGGATTGAATTATTCCGTCACCGGATTTCCTTACTGGACAACCGATATCGGAGGCTTTTTCCGTCCGGGGCAGTCGCAATATACCGACAAGAAATACCACGAACTGTTGACCCGTTGGTTTCAATGGGGCGTGTTCAATCCTGTTTTCCGCATACACGGCTACATGACCGAAACCGAGCCGTGGAAATACGGGCAAACGGTGGAGGACAACATGCGCAAAATGTTGAATCTACGTTATCAGCTGCTACCGTATATTTACTCTGAAGCGTCGAAAGTTACCCGAAAAGGATCCACTCTCATGCGTCCGTTAGTAATGGATTTTAAAGAGGATAAGAAGGCACTAAATCAGCCCTTTGAATATATGTTTGGTAAGTCTATTCTGGTGGCTCCTGTTACTGAACCCGGAATTACAGAAACGAGTGTTTATTTGCCTGAATCGGCTTCCTGGTTTGATTTCTGGACAGGAAAACGCTTCGTCGGAGGACAAACAGTCGTTGTATCAGCTCCGCTTGACAGAATACCTCTGTTTGTCAAAGCAGGTTCCATTATTCCAATGGGTAAAGTTGTTCAGTATTCAGCCCAGCAATCTTCGGAGGCGCTTGAGATCAGAGTGTATAAAGGTGCGGATGGCAAGTTTGAATTGTATGAAGATGAAGGCGATAGCTACAATTATGAGAAAGGGAAGTATTCAATAATTCCTTTTAATTGGAGTGAACGTACTCACACTTTGGTAATTGGAGATCGTCAGGGTGCTTACCCCGGTTGTCTGGCAAAACGTCAATTTAATATCGTAGTTGTCGATGAATCGGCAGGTAAAGGAGCTGGATTGAGCCAAATGAAAAAGGCAGTTTATTATACGGGAAAAAGTATCAGAGTTCAACTGAAATGA
- a CDS encoding alpha/beta hydrolase-fold protein, whose amino-acid sequence MKRLALFLLTSLTVGFSTVKSQNFEKAPEGFDVSRNGIPHGKIDTFGYASATVGATRKALVYTPPGYLPKKKYPVLYLLHGIGGDEKEWFNQGNPQAILDNLYADKKVAPMIVVLPNGRAIKDDRAVGNIMTADKVQGFATFEKDLLNDLIPSIEKKYPVIRDRAYRALAGLSMGGGQSLNFGLGNPDKFAWVGGFSSAPNTKTPQELAPNPAETKKQLKLLWISCGDKDGLITFSKRTHDYLAANDVPHIYQVIPGGYHDFKVWKQNLYMFSQLLFKPVTTALINQYSNIPAGNSVVSAVPASTNIPGAQYPQVLSDNRVLFRIKAPEAHKVQVDLGKKYDMVKEEEGSWAITTDPIVEGFHYYSILIDGVAVCDPSSQTFYGMSRMASGIEIPEKGVDFFAAKDVPHGQVRQIPYFSKVTQSWRRAFVYTPAGYDANVTGKYPVLYLQHGSGEDETGWTNQGKANLILDNLIAAKKAVPMIVVMDNGYASRPAGGSSDKQKPMFSAFDSVLTSEVIPMIDASFRTIADREHRALAGLSMGANQAITIAMNNLDKFSYLAGFSGTSNYPSTSAIDPATFMGGAFKDGKAVNSKLKLFWLGLGTTEPVPFPGSVGAFRAMLDQQGVKYVYYESPGTAHEWLTWRRDLKEFASQIFKNASH is encoded by the coding sequence ATGAAAAGATTAGCATTGTTTCTTCTGACAAGTCTTACAGTTGGTTTTAGTACTGTGAAAAGTCAGAATTTTGAAAAAGCGCCTGAAGGATTTGACGTTTCGCGAAATGGCATTCCGCACGGCAAGATTGATACGTTTGGGTATGCATCTGCCACCGTAGGTGCAACTCGAAAAGCGCTGGTTTACACACCACCGGGCTATTTACCTAAAAAAAAATATCCGGTTCTCTATCTCTTGCACGGCATTGGCGGTGATGAAAAAGAGTGGTTTAATCAGGGGAATCCGCAGGCAATCCTCGATAATCTTTATGCTGATAAAAAAGTAGCGCCGATGATCGTGGTTTTACCTAATGGTCGCGCAATCAAAGATGACCGTGCTGTTGGGAATATCATGACCGCAGATAAAGTACAGGGTTTTGCAACTTTTGAAAAAGACCTGCTTAACGACCTGATCCCATCCATTGAAAAGAAATATCCTGTGATCAGAGATCGTGCGTATCGGGCTCTTGCCGGTTTATCAATGGGAGGTGGGCAATCGTTGAATTTCGGTCTTGGTAACCCGGACAAATTCGCCTGGGTAGGAGGGTTTTCCTCTGCTCCGAATACAAAGACTCCTCAGGAACTGGCGCCAAATCCAGCCGAAACTAAAAAACAACTAAAACTGCTCTGGATTTCCTGTGGTGATAAGGATGGCCTGATTACCTTTAGTAAGCGGACTCATGATTATCTGGCAGCTAATGACGTGCCTCACATTTATCAGGTTATACCTGGTGGATACCATGATTTCAAAGTATGGAAACAGAACCTTTATATGTTTTCACAACTATTGTTCAAACCGGTTACAACTGCTTTGATTAATCAGTATAGCAATATTCCGGCGGGAAATAGTGTTGTATCAGCTGTTCCGGCCTCTACAAATATTCCGGGTGCGCAATATCCGCAGGTATTATCTGATAATAGGGTGTTGTTTCGCATAAAGGCACCTGAGGCGCACAAAGTTCAGGTTGATTTGGGCAAAAAATACGATATGGTGAAAGAGGAGGAAGGCTCCTGGGCAATCACCACTGATCCTATTGTGGAAGGGTTTCACTATTATTCGATTTTGATTGATGGCGTGGCCGTTTGTGATCCCAGTAGCCAGACTTTTTATGGAATGAGTCGCATGGCCAGTGGTATTGAAATACCGGAAAAAGGCGTGGATTTTTTTGCTGCTAAAGATGTTCCTCATGGTCAGGTCAGACAGATCCCTTATTTCTCCAAGGTAACCCAATCATGGCGCAGAGCATTTGTCTATACTCCTGCCGGATATGATGCAAATGTCACTGGAAAATACCCGGTTCTCTATCTGCAACACGGAAGTGGCGAAGATGAAACCGGATGGACTAATCAGGGGAAAGCAAACCTGATTCTGGATAATCTGATTGCAGCTAAAAAGGCGGTACCTATGATTGTGGTCATGGATAACGGCTATGCCAGCAGACCAGCCGGCGGTTCTTCAGATAAACAAAAGCCTATGTTCTCAGCATTTGACAGTGTGCTGACTTCGGAGGTAATTCCTATGATTGATGCTTCATTCCGCACTATTGCCGATCGCGAACACCGTGCTCTTGCCGGTTTGTCAATGGGTGCAAACCAGGCAATCACAATCGCAATGAATAATCTGGATAAGTTTTCTTATTTAGCCGGGTTTAGTGGAACTTCCAATTATCCGTCAACATCTGCTATTGATCCTGCAACCTTTATGGGAGGTGCTTTTAAAGATGGCAAAGCGGTAAATAGTAAGCTGAAACTTTTCTGGTTGGGATTAGGAACTACCGAACCGGTGCCATTTCCAGGCTCTGTAGGTGCTTTTCGTGCCATGCTTGATCAACAGGGTGTAAAATATGTCTATTACGAATCACCGGGTACTGCTCATGAATGGCTCACATGGCGAAGAGATTTAAAAGAATTTGCTTCGCAGATTTTTAAAAACGCCTCGCATTAG
- a CDS encoding family 43 glycosylhydrolase, producing the protein MKRHIVITILLIIIPVLAFSQNPVIRNQYSADPTARVFNGKVYLFPSHDILTPQGKGLRPDWFCMADYHVFSSDNLTDWTDHGVIVSQEKVKWVDSTSYSMWAPDCVERNGKYYFYFPANTNLVGANGRKGFGIGVAIAEKPEGPYLPQDEPIKGVPGIDPNVFIDKDGQAYLIWAMGKISIAKLKENMLELASEPQEIKDLPTKGLKEGPFMFERNGIYYMTYPHVENTIERLEYATADNPMGPFKFAGVIMDESPTNCWTNHQSIVNFKDQWYLFYHQNDWSPKFDKNRSVRIDSLNFNADGTIRKVKPTLRGVGLTKASDEIQLDRYNLISDKGASIAYNDTLDYFKGWKTVLTAKDAWIQYNSVAFDKESYKWLDIKYISPKGGVLTICQDSKKAGMVSTIKVPASAEWKTMRVKISGMKKGIHSLILSNAGNNPVEIDWIKF; encoded by the coding sequence ATGAAAAGACACATTGTAATAACTATTCTATTGATAATAATACCGGTTCTGGCTTTTAGCCAGAATCCGGTTATCCGTAATCAATACTCAGCCGATCCGACCGCAAGGGTGTTTAACGGAAAAGTGTATCTGTTTCCTTCTCACGATATTCTGACACCACAGGGCAAAGGTCTTCGTCCGGATTGGTTCTGTATGGCCGATTATCACGTTTTTTCCTCCGATAACCTGACCGACTGGACAGATCACGGCGTTATCGTAAGCCAGGAGAAGGTGAAATGGGTTGATTCAACTTCTTACAGCATGTGGGCTCCCGATTGTGTGGAACGCAATGGAAAGTATTATTTCTATTTTCCTGCCAATACTAATCTGGTAGGAGCGAACGGTCGCAAAGGCTTTGGTATCGGAGTGGCGATTGCGGAAAAACCCGAAGGTCCATATCTTCCACAGGATGAGCCCATAAAAGGAGTACCCGGAATTGACCCTAATGTCTTTATAGACAAGGATGGGCAAGCTTATTTGATTTGGGCAATGGGAAAGATTTCTATCGCCAAGTTGAAAGAGAACATGCTGGAGCTTGCTTCCGAACCACAGGAAATCAAAGATCTTCCTACAAAAGGGTTGAAGGAAGGCCCTTTTATGTTTGAGCGCAACGGGATTTATTATATGACCTATCCGCATGTCGAAAATACCATCGAACGCCTCGAATATGCCACAGCTGATAATCCGATGGGTCCATTTAAGTTTGCCGGAGTAATCATGGATGAATCGCCTACTAATTGCTGGACCAACCACCAATCCATTGTGAATTTCAAAGATCAATGGTATCTCTTTTATCATCAAAACGACTGGTCTCCGAAATTTGACAAAAATCGTTCGGTTCGTATCGATAGCCTGAACTTTAATGCTGACGGAACTATCCGTAAAGTTAAACCGACCTTACGGGGAGTAGGCCTGACAAAAGCATCCGATGAAATTCAGCTGGATAGATATAACCTGATCAGTGATAAAGGTGCATCAATCGCATATAACGATACGCTGGACTACTTTAAAGGCTGGAAAACTGTTTTGACCGCAAAGGATGCCTGGATTCAGTACAATAGTGTTGCCTTTGATAAAGAATCATATAAGTGGTTGGATATAAAATATATTTCGCCCAAAGGCGGTGTTTTGACGATTTGTCAGGATAGTAAAAAAGCTGGAATGGTAAGTACAATTAAAGTTCCGGCATCTGCCGAATGGAAAACGATGAGGGTGAAAATATCAGGTATGAAAAAAGGGATCCATAGCCTTATACTTTCCAATGCCGGAAACAATCCAGTAGAGATTGACTGGATAAAATTCTAA